The region ttataattatattacataatataatataatgatattaattggttttttattaattataataatattataataatttaacgcCACTAAGCTATCGAATTAGGAAAAATTGCTGGATTCTGGTATTTTTTACGATTAATGGGTTGCAATGGTAACACGCTTCTTGGTTGAATCGTATTATATAaccaatattataattatattacataatataatataatgatattagttggtttttttattaattataataatattataataatttaacgcCACTGAGCTATCGAATTAGGAAAAATTGCTGGATTCTGGTATTTTTTACGATTAATGGATTGCAATGGTAACACGCTTCTTGGCTGAATCGTATTGTATAaccaatattataattatattacataatataatataataatattaattggttttttattaattataataatattataatggtTGAACTTATTAGAGATTTCGCAAGGTTTCAGGAATCATCGATCAACGCGTCAGAAAAAAGAGAGTTCCAATGGAAACTTTTAGGAGTACGATTACTATTGTAGAATTGTACGATTATTATAGCACGGTATTTGGAGTTAAGATTTTAAAAAACACCGTAAGAAATTACTTGGAATTCTGTTTTCGGTTTTTGGGAattatagaccgcggattttatgcgtttaattGATGTCAATCTCTAAATCGATTTTCGATCTTTTAAGGAAAGAACGTAACTATTAATTGGCTTCTATTGAATAATAGaagattaatatattaatatattaattattaattattattaataataatatatattaatataatataataataatataataataatatctattaattattattaataattaatatattaatatattaatcttCTATTATTCAATTGAAGCCAATTAATAGTTAGATTATTGGCTTCTATTTGCCAATTCAATTGGCTTCTATTTCTCTgcgatttctattttgcataaatttgcgGACGGATCATAAATATCATCGTAGACTGCGTGGAGAAgtctataaaaataaatctgtATAAATATAGTTAATCTATTAAATATTAACAGCTTTGGGGTGGTTCGCGACAGTGACTAAAATCGAATCTCTTATTTTCTTACGTTTTTGTTGCGACGATTCAAGGAAATCGCAACCGAGAATATCTTTTGCCATGCGACACCTAAAATCAGATAATCGTCGTGATAATCAGATAATTGTTTGCACAAATATTTGTCATAATTCATGGTGTTACCTGAGGGAAAAACGGGACGCGATCACTGTGCCAAACGTTCTCCTCAGACGTCGGCACGTAATTGGGAATATCATTCGTTGCAAACTCGCTTCTCGGAAACCTTTCGTCCGGGAAAACaatctcgttgttgttcttgaaatCTGCGTTAATGGGAAATTGAATCTCGCTTCCGAAACCACTCGGCGCGTCGGCGTCGATCCACGAAGCAGTTATGATTCTCCCTTGAGCGTTAATTGCGGGATGATCACCTATAAAAATATCGGATTTAAGGATCGAAAAATAGACATTCTTCAAATGTTGCAGAACGGattcaattaaatttaattttaattaaattgtatataataCAGGGTACGGGGAAAATTCTGTCCCTTTATGggaaaatgtcaaggttatgtcaaggccaAATTCTGTTCCTTTATGggaaaatgtcaaggttaagtCAAGGTCAAATTCTGTCCCTTTATGggaaaatgtcaaggttatgtcaaggttaaattctgTCCCTTTATggaaaaatgtcaaggttatgtcaaggtcaaatTCTGTCCCTTTATGggaaaatgtcaaggttatgtcaaggttaaattctgTTCATTTATGGGAAAATGttataaataaatgttataaatgttaaattacggagaaattacaaacttaatatatattattcccTAATTATTGGACTAATAAAGCTGCTTCCACTAAAACCCATCGAATACATTCCTTTATCCCGACACCTACTATCATAAAAACTCTGATAAATTTAAATAGATTCAAACGTTCTCTCCTTCTCCCATACTGACTTACGTCGCCGCTCTCGTAAACGATCGAATTCCCCGCGTCTCCCAATGCGAATCCTGTTGAAAAGTCGGAAGAACCCTCCGTTGTAATTGTTCAAGTAATAAATCAGCTGGCCGGGGTCCTTGGGGCACTTCGGGAATGCCCTGAAGCAGGCGACGGAGTTTCCTCTGTTGCTGTAACCGAGCACCATCGCTCTGCCGAAGTTCAAGAACGGCGAATGGCCGGCGACGTCGATGTTGGTCAGCCATCTGAAAACAGGAACCGGAAGTAGAGGGATCGGATCTGGTCGCTGTATATAAGCTCGATCGACGAAGCTCCGGATAATCGTTTGCGTTCCCGAATCACGGGGCTCGATCCACGGGCTTCGAGAACGTACTCCATGAAAGCGTTTTTCCCGAGGAAGTCGAAGAAATTCGAGGAGGTTTGTTTGCTTAAAGATCGCCCGGGAAGTTTTCCGCTCGCCATTTCGCAGAGTATCCTTGCCACGCACTTGTAGTGGTCGTGGCTGGATATCGTGGACAGGGCGTCCAGAAGATCCAGCCGAAATCCCGCCGGAAGATCGAACATTCCGCTTGGTATCGCTGGATAATTCGATTGGTAGTAGCCAGACGTCGTATCCGGCGGAAAGGAGGCGGCGGTCTGATGCGGCTATAAGTAGAAAAGTTCGCGGAAACTTCGTGTGGGAGCTACTGTCGCGTATCTCGGTCCTGCTCCATCAATTTCCATTCTTTCACTAAGCGAACGCCCACGAGATACGTGCACAGGGTGGCACGAAATTATGGAATCTCGGGGAAATggattcccgaggtgattcgaagcaactttctcctttgcgaaaatgttctacgaggctttgtttacgagttattaacgaataaaCACTGGCCAGTAAGAAGCGAGCTCagcggaaccgagctccgtCCGCTCATCCGCTCatccgccagccgagctcgcctctcattggtcagcgtttttcgttaataactcgtaaacgaagcagcggagaacatttttgtacaggaaaaagttacttcaaatgatctcgcgAACCCATCAGGTCCAAGAAATACAATGATTTTGGGACTACGAATTCAGTATACTCAACATACTTCAGTATACTCGGACATAAAatttatagaataaaataaaaatgttcgtatTTAAGTAGGAATTTAATGTTGTAATTACATCAAAATCATTCAAGATCGTACTAAtaaatgtaaacaaattttCATCATCTGTCTATTAATAAACTAATACCTCTAGCTTTgcaaaaaaaattgaaatcgcTTGGCCTAATTATAAAAAGATATTCCGTCTCAAAAGCTGTACAAATTCAGTATAAACGGATATAAAACTTTTAGAATAAGATTAAAATGttcgtatttaaataaaatttcatttaaataaattgaaacaaaTTTTCAGCCAGTGTCTATTAATTAACTAATACCCACTAGCActctaaaaaaaattgaaatcgcTTGGCCCaataataaaaaagttattccgccCCAAAAGCTGTTCAAATACATTTTACACTGACCGTGCAATCTGCCGACAAAATTAGTCCAATATTCGCATAATTTGTTGCTTTCTAACATACCGGAGATTGGCCCTGGTCCAACAGACTCGCGAAAATGTCCATGAAAGACATCTGCCTGCCCGTTGACCCGTTCCACTGATTTTTCTTGGCGGCTTGTCCTCCATTATCTTGATCAACGAGATCGCCGATCAACCATTCGAGACACCTAAGCGACGATAATCGTCGAcgatgataatatattatacagggtgtcccaaaaatgtctcgcaatccgaaagtggcgggttcctcaggtcattcgaagcaactctatcctttacaaaaattttctccgaggcaccgttaacgagttattaacgaaaaacagtgaccaataagaatcgagtacggctgacgcgaggcggcccagccaaccagcgcgcgaagcccagttccgctcattggctcggtcgcctcgcgccagccgagctcgcctctcattggtcactgtttttcgttaataactcgttaacggtgcctcggagaacatttttgtaaaggaagaagttgcttcaaatgatccgaggaacccgccatttccggattgcgagacatttttgggacaccctgtattatccGACGGTTTGTCTCGTTCCATCGTCGTATAACGATACGATATTTTTCTACTCACTGTACCAAATCAGCCGCGCCGTAGTTGTTTCGAGTGCCATCGAAGTCGCAGTAACGAGTAGCATCAATTTCCCGGGCATCAGAGCTTTGAAACCGATCctcggcgagcgagcgagcgtcaAAGCGAAGAACGAAACAAATAAGGACCAAGTGGAATATCATCGCGTCACTTCTATCCGTTTCGAGCCGTCGAAATTGGACGTCACAATCTTTCCGCCGTTCCTGTTCCACCCTCGTTTCGTGTGCACGCGCCTCGGTTTTACTGCCACCGGGAATCCGCGATCTCTGCGCGCTCTTTCAAGAGATCTCGTTTCGGCTCACCGTAACATCCTGTCGCGATTTAACGTATCAATTTTAGGAGAGAGACTAGTTCCGATCTCGAAGAGAAATCCGTCGCAATTTAAATCGTCGCTATTTTCCAAAGAAATCGGACGCCGACGCGACAAGAAATTTTCGCGTAATTAGGCGACGCGGAATTTCTTCTTTGTGTTTCGAGCGGGTCTTTCTCGAGGTTTTCGACGCGATTTAGCACGGTTTCGAACACGACTCGCTTCAGTGACTCACTTCTCGCGGATGATCGTGTGTCACAGTTCCGCGGGCAACTGGAACTTTCTTCGGAGCCTCTCTTCGCACGCAAAGTCGGCCGAAGAGGCGTAGGTAGGCAGAAACGTCATCGCGACGGCTACTCTCACTTCGCGGTCTCTCGCGCCTACTTTTTGCTCGCGTTCAGCCGCGgttcattgttattattattattatcatcatcatcattgttattattattattattattatagctatTATTACCTTGTATTTAATACGCAGCTCTGAAACGCGTGCAATTACGAGCGAGACAGTCCATTCGAAGTAAAATAAAGACGCTACGCGGCTGCTGTTTTATTGGACTTTTAGTTTTATCAGAAGTTAAAGCTGCTGGAAGCGAAGATTTTATTGAAATGAAACGTATAAAAAGTGCAACAGAGAAGGACAGGGAGGAAGAATATGAATTGTAGTGATTGTTATTTTAGATAACTTGTAGCTGGTGCGATGTTAAGTCTAAAAAATAAGACAAGAGAGAGTGGCTCAGAATTTTGGAAAAGAAGGGGAAAGAGAAAGTGAAATAATTTtatgaataatattaaaatagcgAATTACGGAAACGAGTGAATTGGGACAAAATTACGTGATTATTTAGACAGTATACATGTTGAACGGTTCAAAAGTCGATCAGTGCAAGTCCATTTTCTATGAAAATGAGTTTCCCAGTACAAATGCAatctttttcatatttttcggtcgataaatcaatatagacgatttctttataaataaacaatagacaGCAGCACTTAATATTAATCACGGAATGACTGAATAAAACTGTTCAAAGGGAATTGTTTTTCTAGAAAAGCATTTGACATTTTCCTTATAGCCGAGTTctttataaataaacaatagatagCAGCACTTAATATTAATCACGGAATGgccgaataaaattgttcaaagGGAAAATGGtttttttaaaaaagcatttgacattttcctttcatttctcttcTGTTTCAGTTCACTTGTATGTTATCGTATAatagttatttattttacagcattgttattttgttaaatttatattattttgtaaaattatttgGAATACGTACAAAGATTATATTGCTATAATAACAGTATAATATTGAAGTATAATAATGAAGCTAAGAAATTGTTCATGTTGCTATTTGCAGTTTGCGTTCTGTATCGAATATTGTTCAGTTATTATTAGGCTATGGATATTATTAGGCTATGCAaaatatatctcaaatattCTTGTTTTTCCTTTACCGAGGTCAGAAAGCTATAACTAATACATCGACACTTTAAAACACGTTTAATCTGTTCAaggttaaggttatgtcaaggttaataaTCAAAGTTATGTTTTACGTTTATGTTCAccgttttaaataaaataatttttctcataGATCCGTAAAATCCGTAGCCTAGTTATTATACAGTTAAGCTAAGAAATTGTTAACAGCGAAAGCTGTAAATGTCTGAAGAAGAAAACAGAATTCGAAGAATTTCACCGAACAGATTAAAATAAAGATTAGAAGTATATACCGTTCGACAAGAAATGTTTTGGGAATGCTACGAAAAACACACTGCCATAATATCTGTAAATtaaatgtattttatttattattgaacACGGGATTGCTAAATGACACAGGTATTCGTCGTCGCTCCAGCAGCGTTTACTGAAATTTTTTTTACACATTTCAAAACAATATTGTCCCTTGTTTAAGTTTTCCACGACAATTTTATCTTACGTCTAGCGTTACATAATCATCGTCTTCCGACGTAAATTTCACTATATAGGCGAGGTTCATTTTAGACTAGCCAATGAATAATTCACCACTTTCTTTTTTAACGGAGTGTGATGTCATTTCTCAACCGCTTCTCGGAGAAAATGTTGAAACAGCGAATCCCAAGTTTTTCGGGACGACGCTGTAATCGAGCTTCGATCATTTTACAGCACGACTGTCAAATCAATATgttcataaaatatatatatttataaaatgacACGTTTACATAAACATTTCGTAGAACGAAATCCGATGCAACCTCGCCTGTTTGACACTAAATATTTGATGAACTTTGAAGAGATTTGACAATAAAAATTCGAACTCGtcgttattttaataaaatggcGCAGCGTGTCTATTCACGTacaaaataattgcgaaatgtaatgaattaaaatatgaaatcttGCAGCGTCCAACTTTATTCGCCAGATCTCTCGCCAACCGACTTtcatttctcttttttttaaatttggaACA is a window of Megalopta genalis isolate 19385.01 unplaced genomic scaffold, iyMegGena1_principal scaffold0023, whole genome shotgun sequence DNA encoding:
- the LOC117217787 gene encoding uncharacterized protein LOC117217787, with translation MIFHLVLICFVLRFDARSLAEDRFQSSDAREIDATRYCDFDGTRNNYGAADLVQCLEWLIGDLVDQDNGGQAAKKNQWNGSTGRQMSFMDIFASLLDQGQSPPHQTAASFPPDTTSGYYQSNYPAIPSGMFDLPAGFRLDLLDALSTISSHDHYKCVARILCEMASGKLPGRSLSKQTSSNFFDFLGKNAFMEWLTNIDVAGHSPFLNFGRAMVLGYSNRGNSVACFRAFPKCPKDPGQLIYYLNNYNGGFFRLFNRIRIGRRGEFDRLRERRRDHPAINAQGRIITASWIDADAPSGFGSEIQFPINADFKNNNEIVFPDERFPRSEFATNDIPNYVPTSEENVWHSDRVPFFPQVSHGKRYSRLRFP